The genomic interval GTGGTCGACGGGGACACCGGCGAGGTGGCCGTCGAGCACTTCCACCGGTACGAGGAGGACGTCGCGCTCATGGCCGACCTCGGCGTCGAGGCCTACCGGTTCTCGGTGGCGTGGCCGCGCGTGCAGCCGACCGGCTCGGGCCCGGTGAACGTCGCGGGGCTGGACTTCTACGACCGCCTCGTCGACGCGCTCCTCGCCCGCGGCATCGCCCCGTGGGCGACGCTCTACCACTGGGACCTGCCGCAGCCGCTCGAGGACGCGGGGGGCTGGCCGGTGCGTGACACGGCCGAGCGGTTCGCCGAGTATGCCGGGCACGTCGCCCGGGCGCTGGGGGACCGGGTGGGCCACTTCATCACCCTCAACGAGCCGTGGTGCTCGGCCTTCCTCGGCTACGGCAGCGGCCGGCACGCCCCCGGCCGGTCGGACCCCGCCGACGCCCTGGCGGCCTCGCACCACCTGCTGCTCGGCCACGGGCTGGCGGTCCAGGCGATCCGGGCCGCGGCCCCCGAGGCGCAGGTCGGCGTCACCCTCAACCTCTACCCGGTCGACGGCGCCCACGACGGCCACGGGGTGGCGGATGCCGTGCGCCGGGTCGACGGCCTCGCCAACCGCTGGTTCCTCGACCCGGTGCTGCGCGGCGCATACCCGAAGGACGTCGTCGAGGACGTGCGGCACCTGAGCGACCTCGCCTTCGTCCGCGACGGCGACCTCGACGTCGTCTCGGCGCCCCTGGACTTCCTCGGCGTCAACTACTACACCCGCCACGTGGTGGCTCCCGGCGCCTTCCCCGGCACCGTGGACGTCGACTTCCAGGGGCGCGGCATGCCGACCACGGCCATGGGCTGGGAGGTCGACCCCGACGGGCTGTTCGACATCCTCACCCGGGTGACGCGCGACTACGGCGACCTGCCCCTGGTCCTGACGGAGAACGGTGCGGCGTTCGAGGACGTCCTCGTCGACGGGCGCGTGCACGACGAGCAGCGCGTGGAGTTCCTGCGCGGTCACCTCGACGCCGGCCGCCGGGCCGTCGAGGCCGGGGTCCCACTGGCGGGGTACTTCGCCTGGTCGCTCATGGACAACTTCGAGTGGGCGGAGGGGTACGCCAAGCGTTTCGGGCTGGTGCACGTCGACTTCCGCACGCAGGAGCGCACGGTCAAGGACAGCGGACGGTGGTACTCGGAGTTCCTGACCGGCACGCCATACTGACGCCCATGAGCAGTGCGCACGGTGGCCAGCCCACCCTCGAGGAGGTCGCCACCCGTGCGGGGGTGGGCCGGGGCACCGTTTCGCGCGTCATCAACGGGTCACCGCAGGTCTCCGAGCGCACCCGCGCCCGCGTGATGCAGGCGGTGAGCGACCTCGGCTACGTGCCCAACATGGCTGCCCGGGCCCTCGTCACGCGCAGGACGGGTGCGATCGCGCTGGTGATCTCCGAGCCGGAGGAGCGCATCTTCGGCGAGCCGTTCTTCGCCGGGGTGGTGCGGGGCATCACGACGGTCGTGGGGGAGTCCTCCCGCCAGCTCGTGCTCGCCCTCGTGCAGAACCGCGACCAGGCCGAGCGGCTCGACAGCTACCTCACGCCGCAGCACGTCGACGGCGTCCTCGTGCTGTCTGCCCACGACAGCGACACGCTCCCGGGGCGGATCCAGGGGCGGGGTCTGCCGATCGTCCTGTGTGGCCGGCCGACGACCGAGCAGGGCCTCAGCTGGGTCGACGTCGACAACGTCGGCGGGGCGCGGGCCGCGGTCGCGCACCTGCTGGCCGAAGGGCGCCGCACCGTGGGGCTGATCGCCGGGCCGCAGGACATGATCGCCGGGCGCGACCGCCTCGAGGGCTACCAGCAGGCGCTGCGCGACGCCGGCGTCGGTGTCGACGACGGCCTCGTCGAGACCGGTGACTTCACCGAGGCCAGCGGGGCCACCGCGATGCGGGCGCTGCTGGCGCGCCACCCCGAGGTCGACGCCGTGTTCGCGGCGAGCGACCTCATGGCGCTCGGTGCCATCCGGGTGCTGCGGGAGGCGGGACGCTCGGTGCCGGGGGACGTGGCGGTGGTCGGGTTCGACGACGGCCCCGTCGCCGCGGTCGCCGAGCCGGCGCTCACGACGGTGCACCAGCCGATGGAGCAGCTCGGGCGCGAGATGGCGACGATGCTGCTGTCGCGGATCAACGGCGGCGGGGACACAGGCCCCTCACACGTCGTGCTCGACACGCATCTGGTCACCCGCGCCTCCGCCTGAGCGCGCGTGGGGGATGCCGGCCTCCTCCAGCCCTTCACGGACTCGTGGCCACATGGCCGCGAGGTGAGGCACCCGGTGCGGGGCTCGGTGGCCCGAAGTCGGGGAGACCCAGCGACTCGTGGCCACACGGCCGCGGTCCCGGGGTCACGGTCCGGGGTGCAGTGGCCCGAAGTCGGCCGGCGCAGGGTCAGCGGCCGCGCATGGCCTTGCGGTCGACGCGGGCACGCATGGGGTCCATGCCGGCGGGGATGGGCGGGCGGACGCCACCGAGGGCCTTGAGCCGCTTGTTGACGGCGGCCGCCTCCTCCTTGGTGAGGACCGGCTTCATCCGCGTCATCCTGGCGCTGACCTTGCGGACCGGCACCTGGTCGGCCTCGTCACCGACGACCAGGGTCGTCACCGGGACGCCGGGCGCGACGCGCTCGACCTTCTTGCGCTCCTGGGCGATGAGCTTGGAGCGGCGGGCGTTCGGGCCCTCGGCCACGAGCACCACGCCCGGGCGGCCGACCGCGCGGTAGACGAACGCCGCGCCGGCCATGTCCTCGGGGCGCGTGCCCCGGGCCCCGTCGACGGCCACCGGCTGCTGGTCGTAGTACCAGCCGCGGCGCAGGGCGCCGAGAGCGGCACCGGCGGCGCCGGGCTGGCCCTCGATGCTGCGGAACGCGGCCCGCTCGGCCTTGCGGCTGAGGACGAGCACGGCGGCGAGCAGGCCGAGCGGGATCGACAGGACGAGCGCGTAGACCCAGTGACCGAGGAGGGCGCCGATGCCGACGCCGACGACGAGCACCGCGAGGAACGCCAGCAGCATCCACCACGGGATGGTCCGGTCGACCTGACGCGCCGCCGTGTAGACCTGGCGGACCTGCGCGAGGCGACCCGGCTCCTTGGGCGTGCCGGACTGCTGCTTCTCCTTGCGGGCCATGGGGTCGAGGATACCGTCAGGCGGAGGTGCCGAGCGCCGCCGGCGTGCGCGCGGCGACGAGCGAGGCGGCCTCCTGGCGGGCCGGGTCACCGGCCGCGTCGGCGAGGTGCTGCAGGTGCTCGGGGATGGGGCGGCCCCACTTCGTCATGGCCGTCGCCCACAGCCGGCCGGCGCGGTAGGACGAGCGCACGAGCGGCCCGGCCATGACGCCCTTGAAGCCGATCTCCTCGGCGACCTGGCTCCAGTGCACGAACTCCTCGGGCTTGACCCACCGGTCGATCGGGTGGTGCAGCTTCGAGGGACGCAGGTACTGGGTGATCGTGAGGATGTCGCAGCCCGCGTCGTGCAGGTCGCGGATGGCCTGCTCGACCTCGTGGTCCTCCTCGCCCATGCCGAGGATGAGGTTGGACTTGGTCACCAGCTCGGCGTCGCGGGCCATCGACAGGACCTTGAGCGACTTCTCGTAGGTGAACGCGGGACGGATCTGCTTGAAGATCCGCGGCACGGTCTCGAGGTTGTGCGCGAACACCTCGGGACGGGCGTCGAAGACCTGGCCGACGAGCTCGGGCTTGGCGCCGAAGTCGGGCGGCAGGATCTCCACGCCGGTGTTGGGGTTCTTCTCGTGGATCTGCCGGATCGTCTCGGCGTACAGCCACGCGGCGCCGTCGGGCTGGTCGTCGCGGGCCACGCCCGTCACGGTCGAGTAGCGCAGGCCCATCTGGGCGACCGACTCGGCCACGCGGCGCGGCTCGTCGAGGTCGAGGGCCAGCGGGCGGCCGGAGGCGATGTCGCAGAAGTCGCACCGGCGGGTGCAGATGTCACCGCCGATGAGGAAGGTGGCCTCGCGGTCCTCCCAGCACTCGAAGATGTTGGGGCAGCCCGCCTCCTGGCAGACCGTGTGCAGGCCCTCGGTCTTCACCATCGAGTGCAGCTTGGTGTACTCCGGACCCATCTTGGCGGTCGTCCGGATCCACTCGGGCTTGCGCTCGATCGGCGTCTCGGCGTTGCGTGCCTCGACACGCAGCAGCCGGCGGCCCTCGGGTGCGACGGTCACGAAGACTCCCTTGCCTTGCGTTGTGCGTCCGGCGCGCCACCACCAGCCGGTATGCCGTGGGGCACGGGGGCGCCCGGAGGTTCCCGGGCGTCCTCCAAGACTACGCCTGCGCACCGTGGCGTATTCCTCGGGCCGGGTGGCGGTGGCCCTGTGGACGACGGGCCGGCTGCTCGTCCCACAACCCTACGGTGGGGTGATGGGGGAGCAGGGGTATGCCGGTTTCGACGAGCGGGTGGTCGGCCTGAGGGTGGTGGTGCTGAACCGCCCGTGGCGGTTGAGGTCGCCGCAGCCGGTCGCGCAGGCGCTGGCAGAGGTGTCGGGGCTCGGGCAGGAGGTGGCGGACAACGCCCGGTCGCGGCGGTACCGCGGTAGCCCAGAGCTCCGGGAAGGGCGGGCGCAGGGCCTGCAGGCGGGTCTGGTGCTCCTCCTGGTAGCGGCCGTCCTGTGCCTGTTGCCCGCCGTGGTCGAGGTGGCGGCGCTGGTGCTCGTGTGGCCGTTCTGGGTCCTCGCGCTGCGGCTCGTCCCGAGGATGCCCCGGACCGTCGAGGTGCGCCGCGGGCGTCGTGTCGTCCACACCGTGCGGGCGCGTGACGAGGCCGACGCGGTCGCTGTGGCAGCGGACCTCCGGAGGCGGCTGGCTGCCGGCCAGCCGTTGGACCCTGAACCCACCGACTTCAGCGACCTGCTGGTCCGACCTCGCCGGCGCAGGCGCTGATGCACTCGGGAGCGGGTGCCGATGCCATGGCCACGCCGGGGCGGGGTGCCGTCAGCTGCCGAAGGGGAAGGTGACGTCGGGGAAATACGTCATCCGGACCGCGTCGGCGAAGACGTAGACCATGATGAGGGCGGCGGCGGCGTTGAGGACCAGGGCAGCCCAGGCACCGGCGCGGCCGCCGCGTCGCAAGGCCGTCCGCGCCAGCCCGATGCCGAGTGCGGGCACCGCGATGGCGACGAGGAACAGCAGCGTCTCGACCGTCCACCCGGCCAGGTCACGGGCCATCAGGGGCAGGTCGCCCTCCTGCAGTCCCAGGAGCGGCAGCATCAGGAAGGTCCCGATCACGTCGGTGAGCCAGAAGACGAGCAGGAACGCTGGCAGCATCAGCAGCGACCACCGGGTCAGCTGCCGGTGCGTGCGGACGGGGTGTCCCGCTGCCCGGGGTGGCGTGAGGGTCGACATGGGGTCCTCCTTCTGCGGGGTCCACCCCCATCCCAGCGGGAGGGGGCGGTGCCCAGCAGGGACGGAGGTCCCGGGGCCCGGGCGCTAGGCGGAGGCGAGGACCTCGGCCAGGTGCTTCTCGGCATACGGGAGCACGTCCTGCACGGTGACCACGCGCCCGGCCTCGCGGCTGATCGAGCTCACCCCGGCGTCCTCGATGCCACAGGCGACGATGTTGTCCGCCCACGAGAGGTCGGCGTCGCAGTTCAGCGCGAAACCGTGCATGGTCACCTGCCTGCTGACGCGAACGCCGATGGCGCCGAGCTTGCGGTCGGGGCCGCGCTCGTCCGCCAGGACCCAGACGCCGGACCGGCCCTCGACCCGCACGGTCGCCACGCCGAACTCGCGACAGGTGCGGATCATGACCTCCTCGAGCCGGCGCACGTGCGCGACCACGTCGATCGGGACGCCGTGCAGCCGTACGATGGGGTAGCCGACGAGCTGGCCGGGGCCGTGCCACGTGATGAGGCCGCCGCGGTCGACGTCGACGACCGGGGTGCCGTCCTTGGGCCGCTGGTGCTCCTCGGTGCGCTTGCCGGCGGTGTAGACGGCGGCGTGCTCGAGCAGGAGCACGGTGTCCTCGCCGCCCTCCACCACCGACGCGTGCACCTCGCGCTGGTGCGCCCAGCCGGCCTGGTAGTCGACGAAGTCGGGCGCGAAGCCCACGTGCTCGAACCGCATGTGCACCACGGTACGCCGCGGCCCGGGCGGGTCAGGGAGTGGGCAGCCGGCGCGGCTCGAGGCGCTCCTCACGGGCCTCGTCGCCGTCCCGGGTCACGATGTAGGCGCCCTTGCCGTCGGCCTCCGTGACCGCCTCGACGAGCTCGGTGCCTCGGTACACCAGGCCGACCCCGTCGTCGGTGCAGTGGGTGGTCGGCAGGGTGCCGTCGGCGACGAGCCGGTGGACGAGGGGGCGCCGGCGGCCCTCGGAGTCGTAGTGGACCCCGTTGCCGTAGGGCAGGAAGCCCAGGCCGTTGGTCACGGCGCGCAGCTCGGGGCCGAAGGAGTCGGTCGTCCCACCGAGGTACCAGCAGATCGAGCCGGCCGAGACGCCGGAGAGGACGACACCGGCCTCCCACACCCGGCGGAAAACGGCGTCGAGCTCGTGCACCCGCCAGACGGCGAGGAGGTTCGCCACCGAGCCGCCGTTGACCCAGACCACGTCCTGCTCGAGCAGGTGGCCCTCGACGTCGTCGAGGTTGGGCATCGGGAACAGGTGCAGGTTGGTGAGGTCGAAACCCGCCACGCGACCCGCCTCGTGCAGGTCGTCGGCGAACGCGCGCTGGTCGCCGCTCGCGGTGCCGAGCACCGTCACGCGGGGCCGCCGCCCGGTCACGCCGGACAGCTCGACCGCGTGGTGCACGAGGCCGTCGAACTCGAAGCGGGTGCGGTCGGCGAAGCGGTAGCCGCCGGACGTCGCGAGGATCGTGGGCTGGTCGGTGGGCATGGACCGGACCCTATGCCGGGCTGTGGACAACGGCGGCGGCGCCCCCTCAGGGCGGCAGACTCGAGGGCATGGAGGGGCATGAAGACGGGTTCGGCGACAACGGGTTCGGCGACAACGGGTTCGGCGACGACGGGTTCGGCGACACGTTCGGCTGGCCGGGGGCCGCGCCCTCGGCGGCCGGGGTGCCGGGTACCGGGGTCGACAGGGGTGACCTGCACGGGAGCGCCGTACCGCCGGAGGTGCCCGGGTACGACGTGGGTGAGCTGATCGGGCGGGGGAGCTCGGGAGCAGTGTGGGCGGCGAGCCGCTGCGCCGACGGCGCGGCGGTGGCCGTCAAGGTGGTGCCGGTCGGTACCGGAGCGCAGGCAGCCGACGCGGCCCGTGAGCTCTCCGTGCTGGCGCGTGTGGACGTCGAGGGACTGGTGCGGTTCCGAGAGGCGGTCGGCCTCGGCGGCGAGCGTCCGGCGGTCGCGGTGGTCCTCGACCGGGTGCGTGGCGGCTCGCTGGCGGGAGTCGTCGCGGCCCGAGGCCACCTCAGCGCGGGGGAGACCGTCACGGTGCTCGCGCCGGTCGCCCGGGCGCTCGCGGGCCTGCACGCCGCCGGGGTCGTGCACGGCGACGTCAGCCCGGGCAACGTCCTGCTCGAGCTCAACGGCCGGCCGCTGCTCGCCGACCTCGGGGTCGCCAGGGTGGCCGGTGCCGGTCCCGACGACCTCTGGGGCACCCAGGGCTTCGTCGCGCCCGAGGTCCTCGACGGACAGCGGCCGGGACCGGCGGCCGACGTGTATGCCGTGGGTGCGCTCGCGTGGTGGTGCGCCACGGGCGAGCCCCCCGGCCCGGGTGCCCTGCGGGCCCCGGTCGACGAGGTCCTCCCCGACCTGCCCGAGGCGTGGCGCCGGCTGACGGCCAGGGCCCTGGCCGGCGACCCGGACGCCCGGCCGAGCGCCGCCGAGCTGGCGCTGGGCTACTTCGACGCCGTGCCGTGCGAACCCTTGCGGATGACCGTCGGGACGGACGAGACCTCGCTGCTGACCCAGCGCATCCGCGACGCGGGTCGCACGCCCCAGGCTGCGGCACCTGCCGGCCCCACCCCGCGCCGTCCGGGGCCCGGGGGAGCGGTCGCCGGCGTCGTGCGTGCGGTGCTCGGCCGCCTGCCTCGCCTGTCCGCGTCCCACCTGTCCGCGTCCCGGCTGTCCGGGTCCCACCTGCCCCCGACGCGGCCGTCCACGTCACGGCCCACCCCGACCCGGCTGTCCACGCCACGGCCCACCCCGTCCGGGCTGTCCGTGCCGAGGGTGCCGCGCGGTCGCCTGGCCACCACGGTGCTGCTGCTGGCCGTCACCGCCGCGGTCCTCGTGCCCACCGGGGCGGTCGTGGCCGGCGGGGTGTCGGCCCCGGGCTGGCTGCCCGGTGACGCGCAGAGCGCGGCAGCCCCAGGGCCCACGGCCTCCGCACCGTCGACCCCTCGGGACCCGCTCACGGACCGTCACGCGCCCCAGCGCGATCCGCGTGGGCTGGTCCAGGCGCTCGCCGACGCGCGTGCGGGCCTGGTGGTGGCCGGCGACCCGACTCGGCTCGACGCCCTCGACGTGCCGGGTTCGCAGGCGCTGCGCCAGGACGCCGCGGCCCTGCGCGACCTGGCGGACCGGCACCAGCGGTACGAAGGGGTGCGCCTTACCGCGCGCACCGCCCGGCTTGTGACGGTCTCGCCCACCACGGCGACGATCGAGGCCTCGGTCGACACCGCGGCATACCAGGTGGTCGGTGCGGGGCGCGTCGAGCACCGTCCCGCCACGACGGGCCAGCCGTTGCGCCTCGCCCTGGCGTGGAACGACGGGAGGTGGAAGGTCGACTCCGTGCTCGACCCCTCAGCCGGTTGAGCGGGGCGGCGCGGGCTCAGGAATTCTGGAGCACCCAGCGCAGGGCCGAGGCGACGTCCCCGTCGGTGTGCGTGAAGCCGCTGTCGGTGAGGCGACCGGGGACGACCCGCTTGCTGTGCAGGACCTCGTCGGCGAACCCGCCCAGGACGAGCCGGATCCCGAAGGCGGGCGCGGGCAGCACGGCCGGGCGGTGCAGCTGCCGGCCGAGCTCGCGGGCCACCTCGACCTGGCGGTCCGGGTGCGGCCCGACGAGGTTGACCGGGCCGGTGACCTCGGGGTGGTCGACCAGGTGGACCAGGCCGGCGACGGTGTCGCGCAGCGAGATCCAGGGCCACCACTGGCGGCCGTTGCCGAGCGGCCCGTTGATGCCGGCCTTGGCGAGCGGCAGCATCTTGGCCATGGCCCCGCCACCGGGCGCGAGCACCAGGCCGGTGCGGGGGTGGACGACCGAGAGCCCGCCGTCGCGGGCGGGGTCGGCGGCGCCCTCCCAGGCGCGCACCACGTCGCTGAGGAAGGTGTCGCCGGGAGCCGACTCCTCGGTGAGCACCTCCTCGCCCCGGTCGCCGTAGTAGCCGACCGCGGACGCCGAGACCAGGCGGACCGGCGCTCCGAGCTCGACCAGCGCCCGGGCGACGGTGGCGGTCGAGTCGACCCGCGAGCTGAGGATGAGCTGCTGGTACGACGGGGTCCAGCGCTTGTCGCCCACGCCGGCTCCCGCGAGGTTCACGACCGCGGTGACCCCCGCGAGCGCGCCGGGGTCGAGGCGGCGGGCGGCGGGGTCCCACTCCACCTCGTCGGCGGCCGAGGGAGCGCGACGGACGAGCCGGACGACCTGGTCCCCGCGCTCGCGCAGGGCGGCCGACAGCGCGCTGCCGATCAGTCCGGTCGAACCCGTGATGGCTACGCGCTGTGGCATGGGGTCTCCTGCGGGTCGGGGCGGTCAGCTCGCCGGGAAGGCGGCCGGGTTGGGAGGGGTGGGAAGGGTGGGGGAACGGGGTCGGGCACGGCCCGGGCAGAGCCCGGGCCGTGCCCGATCGTGCTGGGTCGGCTGGTGCCGGCTCAGACCTCGAAGTTGCCCTCCTCGAGGCGCGACTTCATGGTGCTGAGGAACCGGGCGGCGTCCGCGCCGTCGACGACCCGGTGGTCGTACGACAGGGCGAGGTAGACCATCGAGCGCACGGCGATCGTCTCGCCACCGTCGGCGTCGGTCACGACCACGGGTCGCTTGACGACCGCGCCGGTGCCGAGGATCCCGACGTTCGGCTGGTTGATGATCGGCGTGTCGAAGAGCGCCCCGCGGCTGCCGGTGTTGGTCAGCGTGAAGGTCCCGCCCGACAGCTCGTCCGGCATGATCTTGTTGTTGCGGGTGCGGTCGGCCAGGTCCGCGATGCCGCGGGCCAGACCGGCGATGTTGAGGTCACCGGCGTTCTTGATGACCGGGACGAGCAGCCCGCGCTCGGTGTCGACGGCGACACCGAGGTTCTCCTGGCCGTGGTAGGTGATCTGGTCACCCTCGACACTCGAGTTGACCTGCGGGTACTCCTTGAGGGCCTCCACCGCTGCCAGCGCGAAGAACGGCAGGAAGCTGAGCTTGGTGCCCTCGCGCCGCTCGAAGTCGGCCTTGGCCCGCGCACGGAGCCGGGCGATCTTGGTGACGTCGACCTCGACCACGGTCGTGAGCTGGGCCGAGACCTGCAGCGACTCGACCATGCGCTTGGCGATGGTCTGCCGCAGCCGCGACATCTTCTCGGTGGTGCCGCGCTTCGGCGAGACCGAGCCGGTGGTGGACGGTGCGCTCGGCGCGGCGGTGGGAGCCGCCGCTGCCGGTGCCGCGGCGGGCGCGGGCGCCGGGGCCGCAGCAGCCTCCTGGGCAGCCTTGGCGGCGTCGAGGACGTCCTGCTTGCGGACGCGACCGCCGACGCCGGTGCCCTTGATGCTGGCGAGGTCGACGTTGTTCTCCGCGGCGAGCTTGCGCACCAGCGGGGTGACGTATGCCGAGGCGTCCGCGGCCTCGCCAGACGTCGCCTGGGCGGGGGCCTGGGACGGGGCGGGCGCCTGCGCCGGAGCCGGGGCCTCGGTGCGCTCGGCCTGCTCGGCGGGCGAGGAGCCGGCCGGCTGGTTCGCGGCGGTCTCGGCGGCGGCCTGCGCGGTGTCGGCCTGCGCCTGGGCAGGGGCCTGCTCCTGCTGTGGCTGGGCCGGCTGCTGCTGCGGCGCCTCCTGCTGCGGGGCGGACTGCTGCGCGGGCTGCTCCTGCTGCGGAGCGGCCTGCTCGCCCGCGCCGCCGCCGGACCCGCCGATGACGGCCAGCTCGCCGCCGACCGGCACGGTGTCGTCCTCCTGGACGAGGATCTTGGTGACCACGCCGGCGACCGGCGAGGGGATCTCGGTGTCGACCTTGTCGGTCGAGACCTCGAGCAGCGGCTCGTCGACCTCGACGGTGTCGCCCTCGGCCTTGAGCCAGCGGGTGACGGTGCCCTCGGTCACGGACTCTCCGAGCGCCGGCATGGTGACCGTCTCGCCGCCACCGCTGCCGCCCGACTGCTGGCCGCCCTGGTCGCCACCGGACTGCTGCGGCTGCTCCGCCTGCTGCTGCTCGGGCTCGGAGGTCGCCGGCTGCGGCTCCTGCGCGGTCGAGGGCGCCTCGGCCGCGGGGGCCTCCTGGGCCTGCTCCTGCTGGCCGGACTCCTGCTGGCCCGCGTCCTGCGAACCCGCGTCGGACCCGCCCTCCGAGCTGCCGTCGCCGATGACGGCGAGGTCGGCGCCCACCGGCACGGTGTCGTCCTCGCCCGCCAGGATCTCCTGCAGCACACCCGCCACGGGGGAGGGGATCTCGGTGTCGACCTTGTCGGTCGAGACCTCGAGGAGCGGCTCGTCGACCGCGACGGTGTCGCCGACGTTCTTCAGCCAGCGCGTCACCGTGCCCTCGGTGACGGACTCACCCAGAGCCGGCATGGTCACGCGTTCGGACATCTGATCGTTCTCCTCTTGGTTGGAAATGTGCTGCGTTTCAGTTGTGGGCGTGCAGGGGCTTGCCGGCCAGGGCCAGGTGGGCCTCGCCGAGGGCTTCGTTCTGCGTGGGGTGCGCGTGGATGAGGCCGGCCACGTCCTCGGGCAGGGCCTCCCAGTTGTAGACGAGCTGGGCCTCGCCGGCCTGCTCGCCCATCCGGGCGCCGATCATGTGGACGCCGACGACGGGTCCGTCCTTCTCGCGGACGAGCTTGACGAAGCCCTGCGTCTGCAGGATCTGGGACTTGCCGTTGCCGCCGAGGTTGTACTCGTAGGTCTCGACCTCGCCGTACTTCTCCCGGGCCTGGGCCTCGGTGAGGCCGACCGACGTGATCTCGGGGTCGCAGTACGTGACGCGGGGGATGCCGGCCTCGTCGACGACGGCCGGCGACTGCCCGGCGATCTCCTCGGCCACGAAGATGCCCTGGGCGAACCCGCGGTGCGCGAGCTGCAGGCCCGGCACGATGTCGCCCACGGCGTACACGCCCTCGGCGCCGGTGCGCAGGCGCTCGTCGGTGACGACGTAGCCGCGGTCGAGGGTGACGCCTGCCTCGGCATACCCCAGGCCGTCGGTGACCGGGCCGCGGCCGACGGCCACGAGCAGCAGGTCCGCCTCGATGGTGTCGCCACCCTCGAGCGAGACGGCGACGGTGTCGCCGGACTGGGTGGCGCCCTCGAACCGCACGCCGGTGCGGAAGGCAATGCCGCGCTTGCGGAACGAGCGCTCGAGCGTCTTGGAGACCGCCTCGTCCTCCGCGGCCACGAGCCGGGGGAGTGCCTCGACGATCGTGACCTCGGAGCCGAAGGAGCGGAAGACCGACGCGAACTCGACGCCGATGACGCCGCCACCGAGGACGACGACGCGCGGCGGCACGAAGTCGAGCGACAGGGCCTGCTCGCTGGTCATGATGCGGCCGCCGATCTCCAGGCCCGGCAGCGACTTCGCGTAGGAGCCGGTCGCGAGGACGACATTGCGTCCCGTGATGCGCCGGCCGGCGACCTCGACGGTGGAGCGGTCGACGAGGCGCCCCTCGCCCTCGACGAGCTCGATCTTGTGCGCCTTGGCCAGGCCCTGCAGGCCCTTGTACAGGCGGGCGACGACGCCGTCCTTGTACGCGTTGACGCCGGACATGTCGACCGACTCGAAGGTCGTCTTCACACCGAACCGGGAGCCCTCGCGCGCGGTGTCGGCGACCTCGGCGGCGTGCAGCAGCGCCTTGGTCGGGATGCAGCCGACGTGCAGGCAGGTGCCGCCCAGCTTGCCCTTCTCGACGAGGGCGACGCTCAGGCCGAGCTCGGCCGCGCGGAAGGCGCAGGCGTAGCCGCCGCTGCCACCACCCAGGATGAGGACATCGAAGGTGGTCTCGGCCTCAGCCGGCATGCTCGCTCCCTTGCGTCGTGGGCATCGGACGGTCGCGCCGAGCCTGCGACAGGACCAGGTCGTGGCCGGGCGCGGATCGACACAGTGCATCTTGTCACTGTTTGCAGGAGGGGGCGCAAGCAGGTCTCGCGGTTGCGGACGCAGGGCCGCCGGAGCGTGTCCGGTGCACGGGAACGGCGGTGTCCTGCCCGTATCGTTGGTGCATGGCGTGGTGGAGACGGGGCGGCAGGAAGGCTCGCCGGGGTCCCTCGGACGGGCCCAACATGGCGGTCGACCAGCAGGCGGTGCGCCGGCACCTGTCGGAGTTCGCCTCCTCGCGCCGCGGCGTGGAGGCCTACGTCGAGCCGCCCACGAACGTGACCGCGACGACCGTCATCC from Phycicoccus sp. M110.8 carries:
- a CDS encoding serine/threonine protein kinase is translated as MEGHEDGFGDNGFGDNGFGDDGFGDTFGWPGAAPSAAGVPGTGVDRGDLHGSAVPPEVPGYDVGELIGRGSSGAVWAASRCADGAAVAVKVVPVGTGAQAADAARELSVLARVDVEGLVRFREAVGLGGERPAVAVVLDRVRGGSLAGVVAARGHLSAGETVTVLAPVARALAGLHAAGVVHGDVSPGNVLLELNGRPLLADLGVARVAGAGPDDLWGTQGFVAPEVLDGQRPGPAADVYAVGALAWWCATGEPPGPGALRAPVDEVLPDLPEAWRRLTARALAGDPDARPSAAELALGYFDAVPCEPLRMTVGTDETSLLTQRIRDAGRTPQAAAPAGPTPRRPGPGGAVAGVVRAVLGRLPRLSASHLSASRLSGSHLPPTRPSTSRPTPTRLSTPRPTPSGLSVPRVPRGRLATTVLLLAVTAAVLVPTGAVVAGGVSAPGWLPGDAQSAAAPGPTASAPSTPRDPLTDRHAPQRDPRGLVQALADARAGLVVAGDPTRLDALDVPGSQALRQDAAALRDLADRHQRYEGVRLTARTARLVTVSPTTATIEASVDTAAYQVVGAGRVEHRPATTGQPLRLALAWNDGRWKVDSVLDPSAG
- a CDS encoding TIGR01777 family oxidoreductase — protein: MPQRVAITGSTGLIGSALSAALRERGDQVVRLVRRAPSAADEVEWDPAARRLDPGALAGVTAVVNLAGAGVGDKRWTPSYQQLILSSRVDSTATVARALVELGAPVRLVSASAVGYYGDRGEEVLTEESAPGDTFLSDVVRAWEGAADPARDGGLSVVHPRTGLVLAPGGGAMAKMLPLAKAGINGPLGNGRQWWPWISLRDTVAGLVHLVDHPEVTGPVNLVGPHPDRQVEVARELGRQLHRPAVLPAPAFGIRLVLGGFADEVLHSKRVVPGRLTDSGFTHTDGDVASALRWVLQNS
- the sucB gene encoding 2-oxoglutarate dehydrogenase, E2 component, dihydrolipoamide succinyltransferase, which translates into the protein MSERVTMPALGESVTEGTVTRWLKNVGDTVAVDEPLLEVSTDKVDTEIPSPVAGVLQEILAGEDDTVPVGADLAVIGDGSSEGGSDAGSQDAGQQESGQQEQAQEAPAAEAPSTAQEPQPATSEPEQQQAEQPQQSGGDQGGQQSGGSGGGETVTMPALGESVTEGTVTRWLKAEGDTVEVDEPLLEVSTDKVDTEIPSPVAGVVTKILVQEDDTVPVGGELAVIGGSGGGAGEQAAPQQEQPAQQSAPQQEAPQQQPAQPQQEQAPAQAQADTAQAAAETAANQPAGSSPAEQAERTEAPAPAQAPAPSQAPAQATSGEAADASAYVTPLVRKLAAENNVDLASIKGTGVGGRVRKQDVLDAAKAAQEAAAAPAPAPAAAPAAAAPTAAPSAPSTTGSVSPKRGTTEKMSRLRQTIAKRMVESLQVSAQLTTVVEVDVTKIARLRARAKADFERREGTKLSFLPFFALAAVEALKEYPQVNSSVEGDQITYHGQENLGVAVDTERGLLVPVIKNAGDLNIAGLARGIADLADRTRNNKIMPDELSGGTFTLTNTGSRGALFDTPIINQPNVGILGTGAVVKRPVVVTDADGGETIAVRSMVYLALSYDHRVVDGADAARFLSTMKSRLEEGNFEV
- the lpdA gene encoding dihydrolipoyl dehydrogenase → MPAEAETTFDVLILGGGSGGYACAFRAAELGLSVALVEKGKLGGTCLHVGCIPTKALLHAAEVADTAREGSRFGVKTTFESVDMSGVNAYKDGVVARLYKGLQGLAKAHKIELVEGEGRLVDRSTVEVAGRRITGRNVVLATGSYAKSLPGLEIGGRIMTSEQALSLDFVPPRVVVLGGGVIGVEFASVFRSFGSEVTIVEALPRLVAAEDEAVSKTLERSFRKRGIAFRTGVRFEGATQSGDTVAVSLEGGDTIEADLLLVAVGRGPVTDGLGYAEAGVTLDRGYVVTDERLRTGAEGVYAVGDIVPGLQLAHRGFAQGIFVAEEIAGQSPAVVDEAGIPRVTYCDPEITSVGLTEAQAREKYGEVETYEYNLGGNGKSQILQTQGFVKLVREKDGPVVGVHMIGARMGEQAGEAQLVYNWEALPEDVAGLIHAHPTQNEALGEAHLALAGKPLHAHN